The Acidobacteriota bacterium genome contains the following window.
GGCGGGCTAGACCGTCGTCGGGAACCTGGATGGTCAAGGGGCGATCCGTCCCCGAACCGGTGTCCAAGATCCGCAGCTCGCCGTTGAGCTCGTAGACCACGCGGCCTTGCTGGTCGGCGCTGGGCCAGCGCACGTCCCACAGGTCGTGCTCGGTGAGGGGGCGGGTCTCGCGAGAGGCGAGATCGAAGGCGTAGAGGTTGAAGGTGCCGCTGCGGTCGGAGTTGAAGACGACGGTTTCGCCGAACCACATGGGGTCCCGATCCGCCCGTGGGTGATCGGTGATCCTCTCGAGCTCGTGGCTGGAGAGGTCGAAGAGGTAAAGCTCCTGAGCCCAGCCTCCCTGATAGCGCTTCCAGGTGCGGAAATCTCGAGCGAGGGGAGAGTAGACGACCCGCTGGCCGTCGGGAGAGAGGTCCGCTCCCCCGGATTCGGGCATGGGGAGAGCGACCGGCAGGCCGCCTTCGACGCTGACGGTGTAGATGCGGGAATCGCTCAAGTCCCAGCTGCCGCGAAGCGAGCGGAAGACCACCGAGGAACCGTCGGGGGTCCAGCCGTAAACCTGGTTGTCGAAGCCCCAGCGGGGGGCCAGGGGGCCGCGGGCAGGGTAGTAGGTGAGCTGTCGGGGCTCGCCACCCTGGGCCGGGATGACGTAGACCTGCTCGTCACCATCGTATTGGCCGTTGAAGGCGATCCAGCGCCCGTCCGGCGA
Protein-coding sequences here:
- a CDS encoding peptidase S41 — protein: MSRYSRLLVTLCTAWMLALLVSPTLAEESSGTKLLRFPDIHGDTVVFVYAGDLWSASVDGGVARRLTAHPGVENSPKFSPDGRWIAFNGQYDGDEQVYVIPAQGGEPRQLTYYPARGPLAPRWGFDNQVYGWTPDGSSVVFRSLRGSWDLSDSRIYTVSVEGGLPVALPMPESGGADLSPDGQRVVYSPLARDFRTWKRYQGGWAQELYLFDLSSHELERITDHPRADRDPMWFGETVVFNSDRSGTFNLYAFDLASRETRPLTEHDLWDVRWPSADQQGRVVYELNGELRILDTGSGTDRPLTIQVPDDGLARRPHQLAVGDRIENFALSPHGERAVFAARGDIFTVPAENGPTRNLTPSSGAHDRWPAWSPDGKRIAFLSDRDGEEELYLVSQDGDGELRQLTDGGTAMRFAPRWSPDGQHIAFSDKSGKLFVVAVEDGT